A section of the Microbulbifer pacificus genome encodes:
- a CDS encoding universal stress protein: MQDKPVVFVVVDPNDDRHVALERALTTARERNPQPKLAVFVAVDGEAVDTRAVNDHLFRDEFWFRDQIRTPIKQAGVEFEITVCWSSDWQGAIIQEAKRYNAEMIYLPVHAKTSRRFTFAESKWQVLKQAKCPVVLIRPGARDRRKVVLATVNYQAQSTQQRQLNRQITERASYIAEVYGAELHLVNAFLDSMRYPDRGQLAKLADKTGVPTDRIHVMHGYTNEVVAEIAKEIDADVVVMGTLNQYGETGSLLRGNTAERVIGSLDIDVMVCNAFTTTAH, translated from the coding sequence ATGCAGGACAAACCCGTCGTATTCGTAGTCGTCGACCCCAATGACGATCGCCACGTAGCCCTGGAGCGCGCACTGACCACCGCCCGCGAGCGCAACCCGCAGCCGAAACTGGCGGTATTCGTCGCCGTGGATGGCGAAGCGGTAGACACCCGCGCGGTAAACGATCACCTGTTCCGCGATGAATTCTGGTTTCGCGACCAGATCCGCACCCCGATCAAACAGGCCGGCGTCGAGTTCGAGATTACCGTGTGCTGGTCCAGTGACTGGCAGGGGGCCATTATTCAGGAGGCCAAACGCTACAACGCGGAAATGATCTACCTGCCGGTACACGCCAAAACCAGCCGCCGCTTCACCTTTGCCGAATCCAAGTGGCAGGTGTTGAAGCAGGCCAAATGTCCGGTGGTACTGATCCGCCCGGGCGCCAGGGATCGCCGCAAGGTGGTGCTGGCAACGGTCAACTACCAGGCCCAGAGCACCCAACAGCGCCAGCTGAATCGCCAGATTACCGAGCGCGCCAGCTACATCGCGGAGGTGTACGGTGCCGAACTGCACCTGGTAAATGCCTTCCTCGATTCCATGCGCTATCCGGATCGCGGCCAGCTGGCAAAACTGGCGGACAAAACCGGCGTGCCTACCGACCGTATCCACGTAATGCACGGCTACACCAACGAAGTGGTTGCCGAGATTGCGAAAGAAATCGATGCGGACGTGGTGGTGATGGGCACCCTGAACCAGTACGGCGAAACCGGTTCGCTGCTGCGCGGCAATACCGCGGAGCGGGTGATCGGCTCTCTGGATATCGACGTGATGGTCTGTAACGCGTTTACCACCACGGCACACTGA
- a CDS encoding alpha/beta hydrolase — translation MHKKLAQALVMLLGATALHAAASPTAASTAQSNVHVMPAIAMDTLQRERTYRIYLPTDYQDSDKSYPVLYMHDGQNLFDDATSYVGEWGVDESLNLLAQTCGLEVIVVGIDHGDKLRMTELNPYDNERFGKGEGNAYVDFLVKELKPRIDREYRTLADREHTAIMGSSMGGLISNHAINRYPDIFGMAGIFSPSYWIAPGVLTASANNPQLDNTRVYLLTGAREGDEMTEGFMEMEKILKSRGKQHLWQAKLDGEGNHSETFWRREFPIAINWLFGASCQQ, via the coding sequence ATGCACAAGAAACTCGCGCAGGCGCTGGTCATGCTACTCGGCGCAACGGCACTACACGCTGCCGCATCACCTACTGCAGCATCTACCGCACAATCCAATGTACACGTGATGCCGGCGATTGCGATGGACACATTGCAGCGCGAGCGTACCTACCGCATCTACCTGCCCACAGATTACCAAGATTCCGATAAGAGCTACCCGGTGCTGTATATGCACGACGGCCAGAACCTGTTCGACGACGCGACCTCCTACGTGGGCGAATGGGGTGTGGATGAGAGCCTCAACCTGCTGGCACAGACCTGCGGCCTGGAAGTAATCGTGGTAGGCATCGACCACGGCGACAAGCTGCGCATGACCGAACTGAATCCCTACGACAACGAGCGCTTTGGCAAGGGCGAAGGCAATGCCTATGTGGATTTCCTGGTGAAGGAATTGAAACCACGTATCGACCGGGAATATCGCACGCTGGCAGACCGCGAACACACCGCGATCATGGGAAGCTCCATGGGGGGACTCATTTCCAACCACGCCATCAATCGCTATCCCGATATTTTTGGCATGGCCGGTATTTTTTCTCCCTCCTACTGGATTGCGCCAGGTGTGTTGACCGCATCCGCGAATAATCCGCAGCTGGACAATACACGGGTATACCTGTTGACCGGCGCGCGCGAGGGAGACGAGATGACCGAAGGTTTTATGGAAATGGAAAAGATCCTGAAAAGCCGCGGAAAACAGCACTTGTGGCAGGCAAAACTAGACGGCGAGGGAAACCACAGCGAAACCTTCTGGCGCCGTGAGTTTCCCATTGCCATCAACTGGCTATTTGGTGCCAGCTGCCAGCAGTGA
- a CDS encoding tryptophan halogenase family protein, whose product MENTIIKKLVILGGGTAGWMTAAMMARSLAGTVDITLVESDQIGTVGVGEATIPPILNFNRALGLDEAEFLRATNGTIKLGIQFENWSRRGESYMHAFGNVGKNFPFCDFHHFWLRSRASGHSDSYWDFSLNYQAAKQNKFAHLANIPNTNLPGLSYAYHFDAGLYAQYLRRYSESKGVKRVEGKVCDVRRNHHSGHVENLVLENGQVVEGDLFVDCSGFVGLLIDNAVGSDYESWSQWLPCDRAMAVPSESAGSIPPYTRSIAHACGWQWQIPLQHRTGKGLVYSSSHWSDEQAREVLLGNLPGKPLAEPRVIPFRTGHRREQWKKNVVSLGLASGFLEPLESTSIHLVQSGATRLVKCFPHRGIRAEEVAEFNRQSRVEMERIRDFIILHYKANQRRDSDFWRHCESMDVPESLQHKIELFRATGKVFRDYDDLFTEVAWQQVLIGQGVLPEDHHVIADGLSDAQLDDLLQSLKTLIQGSVRQLPTHEEFLSSLLAAGTK is encoded by the coding sequence TTGGAAAATACAATAATAAAAAAACTCGTCATTCTCGGCGGCGGTACCGCCGGCTGGATGACGGCGGCGATGATGGCCAGAAGCCTGGCAGGCACAGTGGATATCACCTTGGTGGAGTCCGACCAGATTGGCACTGTCGGTGTAGGCGAAGCCACGATTCCGCCGATTCTGAATTTCAACCGCGCGCTCGGTCTCGACGAGGCGGAATTCCTGCGAGCCACCAACGGCACCATCAAACTCGGTATCCAGTTTGAAAACTGGTCGCGCCGGGGCGAGAGTTACATGCATGCCTTCGGTAACGTCGGCAAAAATTTCCCCTTCTGCGATTTTCATCATTTCTGGTTGCGCAGCCGCGCATCCGGTCACAGTGACAGCTACTGGGATTTTTCCCTGAATTATCAGGCGGCCAAGCAAAACAAATTTGCGCACCTGGCGAATATTCCCAATACCAACCTGCCGGGGCTTTCCTACGCCTATCATTTTGACGCTGGGCTTTATGCGCAATATCTGCGCCGCTACAGCGAGTCCAAAGGCGTTAAGCGTGTCGAGGGCAAGGTGTGTGATGTGCGCCGCAACCATCACAGCGGCCATGTGGAGAATCTGGTTCTGGAAAACGGCCAGGTTGTTGAGGGTGATCTTTTCGTCGATTGCTCGGGGTTTGTCGGCTTGCTGATCGATAACGCGGTCGGCAGTGATTATGAAAGCTGGAGTCAGTGGTTGCCCTGTGATCGCGCCATGGCGGTTCCCAGCGAATCGGCTGGTTCGATTCCCCCGTATACCCGTTCTATTGCCCACGCCTGTGGTTGGCAATGGCAGATTCCGCTGCAGCACCGCACCGGTAAGGGGTTGGTGTATTCCAGCAGCCACTGGAGCGACGAGCAGGCTCGAGAGGTCTTGTTGGGTAATTTACCGGGTAAGCCCCTCGCGGAGCCGCGGGTGATTCCGTTCCGCACCGGTCACCGGCGTGAACAGTGGAAAAAAAACGTGGTAAGCCTGGGGCTTGCCAGCGGATTCCTGGAGCCCCTGGAAAGCACCTCCATCCACCTGGTGCAATCCGGTGCTACCCGGTTGGTCAAGTGTTTCCCGCATCGCGGCATTCGCGCGGAAGAAGTGGCGGAATTCAATCGCCAGTCACGAGTGGAAATGGAGCGTATCCGCGACTTTATCATTCTGCACTACAAGGCCAACCAGCGACGCGACAGCGACTTCTGGCGGCATTGCGAAAGCATGGATGTGCCGGAAAGCCTGCAGCACAAAATCGAGCTGTTCCGCGCGACCGGCAAGGTTTTCCGGGATTACGATGACTTATTCACCGAAGTTGCCTGGCAGCAGGTACTGATCGGTCAGGGTGTGCTGCCGGAGGATCATCATGTGATTGCGGATGGCCTGAGTGACGCGCAACTGGATGATCTGCTCCAGAGCCTGAAAACCCTGATCCAGGGCTCGGTCAGGCAGCTGCCGACCCACGAGGAATTCTTGTCCTCACTGCTGGCAGCTGGCACCAAATAG
- a CDS encoding TonB-dependent receptor, protein MSLTNKRFRPALLSAAIAASAVSVGAIAQEEGNSQLEEITVTGFRKSVMDSIGTKRDATGVVEAISAEDIGKLPDSSIAESLARLPGLAAQRLDGRASRVTIRGFGENESATTFNGREQVSISDNRGVEFDLYPSEIMSGVTVYKTPTASIDAEGIAGVIDMQTVKPLERGERVIQFNGQYEMTSFDKLNPDGEDSGKRATFSYIDQFADDTIGVAFAYNTMSSPNQEERWNSWGYPEFTYQGENYSILGGAKPFVRSSVLDRDSAMLVVEAQPNDKLHMTFDALYVDFSDEKILRGIEIPFAWGQGSISPDTAVVDPATGFITQATTEGQRVVVRNDMENRDAELNSFGFNTKFDASETLQLEFDASHSSVERQIWSFESYSGTGRGNDEGVADDLTYSFAGGNAGAQFGHNLDYSDYDLIKLGGPLTWGWSSALNASLGLSCGVEGQADDAYCNAGQDGFLNAPQIDDELTSLKLAAKQMVEVGIINEISYGVSYRDREKTKKSEGYFMTLSSFPEMQEVPEEYRLGSVSLDFIGMGDMIAYDAAALLKDGYYSLLAESLTNSSHLTKSWSVNETVTSAFAQANFATEVAGLALTGNAGLRYVYTEQQSSGAAGRPDENGLIQTSPTNLSHDYSHFLPSMNLALALDEQQTLRFGAAQTISRARMDEMNSSLSVNYSETPNAEGYNWTISGGNPALEPKEATGVDLSYENYFVDDGYFSVAVFWKDLNNWVFDGNYEVDLSGVTDPVSGQVPENPIAFGSGKVNGGGGTLQGYEVALSLPFHIFNENLDGLGLIASHTGVSSDIKDPNGNDYELPGLSDSIQTMTLYFEKSGFSARTSLRKRSDFKGEVYGIGFDSQQVDVVGETLVDAQIGYDFAESGIGGLEGLSVFLQGQNLTDEPFTTLSGDNSLQVRDYQSYGSTYLLGFNYKL, encoded by the coding sequence ATGAGTCTGACAAACAAACGTTTCCGACCGGCACTGCTGTCTGCAGCTATTGCCGCGTCCGCTGTTTCCGTTGGTGCTATTGCCCAGGAAGAGGGTAATTCCCAGCTGGAAGAAATTACCGTTACCGGTTTCCGCAAGAGTGTGATGGACTCTATCGGTACCAAGCGCGATGCCACTGGCGTAGTTGAGGCTATCTCTGCCGAGGATATTGGTAAGCTGCCAGATTCCTCCATTGCTGAATCTCTGGCGCGCCTGCCTGGTCTGGCCGCTCAGCGCCTGGACGGCCGTGCAAGCCGCGTGACCATCCGTGGTTTTGGTGAAAACGAAAGCGCCACCACCTTCAATGGCCGTGAGCAGGTCTCCATCAGCGACAACCGCGGTGTTGAGTTCGACCTGTATCCGTCTGAGATCATGAGCGGAGTTACCGTTTACAAGACTCCGACTGCGAGCATCGACGCCGAAGGTATTGCCGGCGTAATCGACATGCAGACCGTGAAGCCTCTGGAGCGCGGCGAGCGTGTTATCCAGTTCAACGGTCAGTACGAGATGACCAGCTTCGACAAGCTGAACCCGGATGGCGAAGATTCTGGTAAGCGCGCTACCTTCTCCTACATCGATCAGTTTGCTGATGACACCATCGGTGTTGCGTTCGCATACAACACCATGAGCTCTCCGAACCAGGAAGAGCGCTGGAACTCCTGGGGTTACCCGGAATTCACCTATCAGGGTGAAAACTACTCCATCCTCGGTGGTGCCAAGCCATTCGTGCGTTCTTCTGTGTTGGATCGCGACAGCGCCATGCTGGTTGTTGAGGCGCAGCCGAACGACAAACTGCACATGACTTTCGACGCCCTCTATGTCGATTTCTCTGACGAAAAAATCCTGCGCGGTATCGAAATTCCGTTTGCATGGGGTCAGGGTTCCATCAGCCCGGATACCGCTGTGGTTGATCCGGCAACCGGCTTCATCACTCAGGCTACTACTGAAGGCCAGCGTGTTGTTGTGCGTAACGACATGGAAAACCGTGATGCAGAGCTGAACTCTTTCGGCTTCAACACCAAGTTTGATGCTTCCGAAACTCTGCAGCTGGAATTCGATGCGAGCCACTCTTCCGTAGAGCGCCAGATCTGGAGCTTTGAGAGCTACTCCGGTACCGGCCGCGGCAACGATGAAGGCGTTGCAGACGACCTGACCTACTCATTTGCCGGTGGTAATGCCGGTGCGCAGTTCGGGCACAACCTGGACTACAGCGACTACGACCTGATCAAGCTGGGTGGCCCACTGACCTGGGGCTGGAGCAGCGCTCTGAACGCCAGCCTGGGGCTCTCTTGTGGCGTTGAAGGCCAGGCAGACGATGCATACTGTAATGCCGGCCAGGACGGCTTCCTTAATGCCCCTCAGATCGATGACGAGCTGACCTCTCTGAAACTGGCTGCTAAGCAGATGGTTGAAGTGGGCATCATCAACGAAATCTCCTACGGTGTTTCCTACCGCGACCGCGAAAAGACCAAGAAGTCTGAAGGTTACTTCATGACTCTGTCTTCCTTCCCGGAAATGCAAGAAGTGCCGGAAGAATATCGTCTGGGTAGCGTATCCCTGGACTTCATCGGCATGGGCGACATGATCGCTTATGACGCTGCGGCGCTGTTGAAAGATGGTTACTACAGCCTGCTGGCCGAGTCTCTGACCAATAGCAGCCACCTGACCAAGTCTTGGTCCGTGAACGAAACTGTGACTTCCGCATTTGCCCAGGCTAACTTCGCGACTGAAGTCGCCGGCCTGGCACTGACCGGTAATGCTGGCCTGCGTTATGTTTACACCGAGCAGCAGTCTTCTGGTGCGGCCGGTCGTCCGGACGAAAATGGTCTGATCCAGACTTCTCCGACCAACCTTTCGCACGACTACAGCCACTTCCTGCCGAGCATGAACCTGGCGTTGGCACTGGATGAGCAGCAAACTCTGCGTTTCGGTGCGGCTCAGACCATCTCTCGTGCACGTATGGACGAGATGAACTCCTCTTTGTCCGTAAACTACAGCGAAACCCCGAACGCTGAAGGCTACAACTGGACCATCAGCGGCGGTAACCCGGCGCTGGAGCCGAAGGAAGCCACCGGTGTGGACCTGTCTTACGAAAACTACTTCGTAGACGACGGTTACTTCTCTGTAGCAGTGTTCTGGAAAGACCTGAACAACTGGGTATTCGATGGCAACTACGAAGTTGACCTGTCTGGCGTTACCGATCCGGTAAGCGGCCAGGTGCCTGAAAATCCGATCGCATTCGGTTCCGGTAAGGTCAACGGCGGTGGCGGAACCTTGCAGGGTTACGAAGTTGCCCTGTCTCTGCCCTTCCACATTTTCAACGAAAACCTGGATGGCTTGGGCCTGATTGCCAGCCACACTGGCGTTAGCTCTGACATCAAAGATCCTAACGGCAACGACTACGAACTGCCGGGTCTGTCTGACAGCATCCAGACCATGACCCTGTACTTCGAGAAGTCTGGCTTCTCCGCACGTACCAGCCTGCGTAAGCGTTCTGACTTCAAGGGCGAGGTATACGGAATCGGCTTCGACAGCCAGCAGGTTGACGTAGTGGGTGAAACCCTGGTTGACGCGCAGATCGGTTACGACTTCGCGGAATCCGGTATCGGTGGCCTGGAAGGTCTGTCCGTATTCCTGCAGGGCCAAAACCTGACAGACGAGCCGTTCACTACCCTGAGTGGCGACAATTCGCTGCAGGTACGTGACTACCAGAGCTACGGCAGCACCTACCTGTTGGGCTTCAACTACAAGCTGTAA
- the glk gene encoding glucokinase: MTRIVADIGGTNARFAVAHPHQGGYRLEAIQVVNCAMFDDFYSALGQWVEGLDQPRPTQACIAVAGPVEKTPEGGRVTMTNLGWEIRAEELCQRFSLERALVVNDFAALALSLPRLQEEDKWALRDVPAQPNGPMVVLGPGTGLGVAALVHDGGNYRVVPGEGGHANLSAGSERELELLRILARDQMPVYNEYVLSGSGLVNLYRAVCALHGRTAEALTPPDVSSRGLDGSDLLCRETLVDFLNFLGSAAGDAALYYVARGGVFLGGGVLPRIESLLPESEFEQRFTTKGRLSSWLKGVRVDVLKAGYPALVGAAAWLES, translated from the coding sequence ATGACCAGAATCGTTGCGGACATCGGCGGCACCAATGCCCGCTTCGCCGTCGCCCACCCACATCAGGGCGGCTATCGGCTGGAAGCCATTCAGGTGGTGAACTGCGCCATGTTTGATGACTTCTACTCCGCTCTTGGTCAGTGGGTCGAAGGCCTGGATCAGCCGCGGCCGACCCAGGCGTGTATCGCGGTTGCCGGCCCGGTGGAAAAGACCCCCGAGGGCGGCCGTGTGACCATGACCAATCTGGGGTGGGAAATCCGTGCCGAAGAGCTGTGCCAGCGCTTTTCCCTGGAACGCGCGCTGGTAGTGAACGACTTCGCCGCCCTGGCCCTGTCGCTGCCGCGGCTGCAGGAAGAGGACAAGTGGGCGCTGCGCGATGTTCCGGCGCAGCCCAATGGCCCGATGGTGGTACTCGGCCCGGGTACGGGTCTCGGTGTGGCGGCGCTGGTACACGACGGCGGCAACTACCGCGTGGTGCCGGGGGAGGGCGGTCACGCCAACCTGTCTGCGGGCAGTGAGCGCGAGCTGGAGCTGCTGCGCATCCTCGCCCGCGACCAGATGCCGGTGTACAACGAATATGTGCTGAGCGGCAGCGGTCTGGTTAACCTGTACCGTGCGGTATGCGCGTTGCACGGCCGTACGGCCGAAGCGCTGACCCCGCCGGACGTCAGCAGTCGCGGTCTTGATGGTTCGGACCTGCTGTGCCGGGAAACCCTGGTCGACTTCCTCAACTTTCTCGGCAGCGCCGCCGGTGATGCCGCCCTCTACTATGTGGCCCGCGGCGGTGTATTCCTGGGTGGCGGCGTGCTGCCCCGGATCGAGTCCCTGCTGCCGGAGAGCGAGTTCGAACAGCGCTTTACCACCAAGGGGCGTCTCAGCAGCTGGCTGAAGGGGGTGCGGGTGGATGTACTGAAGGCCGGCTATCCGGCCCTGGTCGGCGCCGCCGCCTGGCTGGAAAGCTGA
- a CDS encoding helix-turn-helix domain-containing protein: MKQYIFNIHDVVLLMTAAECLLLAVFQSILPTRARHDGRLLTAFLLIIAVASGCTLLLWNDQFTVAPWFEQTLLPYLLFAALLLKGPAIYLYFCSLTQQKIQFNRHQAFHLIPALAVLMCITIFSISSSDLRQVADAGQSLPDTAIEFIWDLASLVPFVYAVAALLQIRRYRHALKDEYSHYSETELHWLSALAWGVLISWSWTMVVHVVAKFSSDVVADYMGIADNYLAFILINAFFAYSLTYAHQLLVTQPQEEARETAVEEEPSEPAIEKVRNAMESDKIYLKKNLNLEQFSERIDLPAKEVSAVINKHFGTNFFEYVNSYRVEAAKALLSDPDKADMTVLDVLLESGFNSKSAFHRFFSRLVGMSPTEFRKQALAAGTATQ, translated from the coding sequence ATGAAACAATACATATTCAATATCCACGACGTGGTGCTGCTGATGACCGCGGCGGAGTGCCTGTTGCTGGCAGTATTCCAGTCGATACTCCCCACGCGCGCGCGCCACGATGGTCGTCTGCTGACGGCTTTCCTGCTGATTATTGCGGTGGCCTCCGGTTGCACACTGTTGCTGTGGAATGATCAGTTCACCGTGGCACCATGGTTCGAACAAACGCTGCTGCCCTATCTGCTGTTCGCGGCGCTGCTGTTGAAGGGACCAGCGATCTATCTGTACTTCTGCTCGCTGACCCAGCAGAAAATCCAGTTCAATCGGCACCAGGCCTTCCACCTGATTCCCGCGCTGGCGGTGCTGATGTGTATCACAATTTTCAGTATCTCCAGCAGCGACCTGCGTCAGGTGGCGGATGCGGGGCAATCCCTGCCAGACACCGCGATCGAATTTATCTGGGACCTGGCTTCTCTGGTGCCCTTTGTCTACGCCGTGGCGGCACTGTTGCAGATCCGCCGCTACCGCCACGCGCTGAAAGACGAGTACTCGCACTATTCGGAAACGGAACTGCACTGGCTGTCGGCGCTGGCCTGGGGTGTACTGATCTCCTGGAGCTGGACCATGGTGGTACACGTGGTGGCGAAGTTTTCCAGCGATGTAGTCGCGGATTACATGGGGATCGCCGACAACTACCTGGCATTCATCCTGATCAATGCATTCTTCGCCTACAGCCTCACCTACGCCCACCAGTTGCTGGTAACCCAGCCGCAGGAAGAGGCCCGCGAGACCGCCGTGGAAGAGGAACCCTCCGAGCCCGCGATCGAGAAGGTGCGCAACGCCATGGAGAGCGACAAGATTTATCTGAAGAAGAACCTGAATCTGGAACAGTTTTCCGAACGGATTGATTTGCCGGCAAAAGAAGTCTCGGCGGTAATCAACAAGCACTTCGGCACAAACTTTTTCGAGTATGTGAACAGCTATCGGGTGGAGGCGGCGAAGGCGCTGCTGTCCGATCCAGACAAGGCCGATATGACCGTGCTGGATGTACTGCTGGAATCCGGCTTTAACAGCAAATCGGCTTTCCACCGTTTTTTCAGCCGGCTCGTAGGCATGTCACCGACGGAGTTCCGCAAGCAGGCACTGGCAGCGGGCACCGCGACCCAATAA
- a CDS encoding glycoside hydrolase family 3 protein, protein MKKRILLGVISGLIAGGGLAGCTEQTSDQKMATGIPPADTGYSADAIAHWPQLHSGIAKDPAVEARIDELLGKMSIEEKVGQMIQVEIRTATPEDVKQYHIGSILNGGGAFPNDNKHASVANWVALADAYYNASMDTSDGGIAIPMIWGADAVHGHNNVIGATLFPHNIALGAAHNPELLREIGAATAAEVSVTGIDWVFAPTLAVVRDDRWGRTYESYSEDPELVRDYGGKMVEGMQGAVGAEDLLQGKHVIATAKHYLADGGTLNGIDRGDAMISEEELVRLHAQGYFSAIESGVQTVMASFSSWNGEKMHGHKYLMTDVLKNRLGFDGFIVGDWAGHQFVNGCSNVSCPQSVNAGLDMFMAPDPSWKELYQNTLAQAKSGEISPERLDDAVRRILRVKIRAGVFDNGAPSERAFAADESLIGAPEHRAIARQAVRESLVLLKNNGNLLPLARNQRVLVAGEGADNIGKQSGGWSITWQGTGNQNSDFPGATSVYGGIAEVVQAAGGVAELSVDGSFEQTPDVAIVVFGEDPYAEMQGDVSHLDYKGDADLALLQHLRAQNIPVVSLFITGRPLWVNPEINASDAFVTIWQPGSEGAGVADVIFRNAAGEVNHDFKGKLTFSWPNDAQPTLRNRGDSDAQAQFSYGYGLNYGDSVEVAALSELSGLKAADGEQALAVFNGRALDPWSFQVTDAGNHHSVISSSVAKLQGISVQSVDRNVQEDSRRLQWNGEGNAIAGFFANSRTDLSSYLGNRGALVFDVKVDAAPSDAVNLGIYCGMDCGAEQSITALLKGAVPGEWKTVAVDLQCLADAGAKLDMVLSPFYVRTAGALDMTIHNIHIASKADADITCG, encoded by the coding sequence ATGAAAAAGCGAATTTTGCTGGGAGTCATCTCCGGTCTGATTGCGGGCGGGGGACTCGCCGGCTGCACCGAACAAACCAGCGATCAGAAAATGGCCACCGGAATACCTCCGGCCGACACCGGTTACAGTGCCGACGCCATCGCGCACTGGCCACAGCTGCACAGTGGCATTGCCAAAGATCCCGCGGTAGAAGCCCGTATCGACGAACTCCTGGGGAAGATGTCCATCGAGGAAAAGGTGGGTCAGATGATCCAGGTGGAGATCCGCACGGCAACGCCCGAAGATGTGAAACAGTATCACATCGGCTCCATCCTGAATGGTGGCGGCGCCTTCCCCAATGACAACAAGCATGCCTCTGTGGCCAATTGGGTCGCACTGGCGGATGCCTATTACAACGCCTCCATGGACACCAGCGACGGTGGTATTGCCATCCCGATGATCTGGGGCGCCGACGCGGTGCACGGTCACAACAACGTGATCGGCGCGACCCTGTTCCCGCACAACATTGCCCTCGGTGCGGCGCACAATCCTGAGCTCCTGCGCGAGATCGGCGCTGCCACAGCGGCCGAAGTCTCTGTCACCGGTATCGACTGGGTGTTCGCACCAACGCTGGCAGTGGTCCGGGATGACCGCTGGGGCCGCACCTACGAGTCTTACTCCGAGGATCCCGAGCTGGTCCGCGACTACGGCGGCAAAATGGTGGAAGGCATGCAGGGTGCCGTGGGTGCCGAAGACCTGTTGCAGGGCAAGCATGTCATTGCCACCGCCAAGCACTACCTGGCCGACGGCGGCACCCTCAATGGTATCGACCGCGGCGATGCGATGATCAGCGAGGAAGAGCTGGTGCGCCTGCATGCCCAGGGGTATTTCTCGGCAATCGAATCCGGGGTGCAAACGGTAATGGCATCGTTCAGTAGCTGGAATGGCGAGAAGATGCACGGCCACAAATACCTGATGACCGACGTGCTGAAGAACCGCCTCGGGTTCGACGGTTTCATCGTCGGCGACTGGGCTGGTCACCAGTTTGTGAATGGTTGCAGCAATGTGAGCTGCCCGCAGTCCGTCAACGCCGGTCTGGACATGTTTATGGCGCCGGACCCCAGCTGGAAAGAGCTGTACCAGAACACCCTGGCCCAGGCCAAGAGCGGCGAGATTTCCCCGGAGCGCCTCGATGATGCGGTGCGCCGTATCCTGCGGGTAAAAATCCGTGCGGGTGTGTTCGACAACGGCGCACCCTCCGAGCGCGCGTTTGCCGCCGACGAATCCCTGATCGGTGCACCGGAACATCGCGCCATCGCTCGCCAGGCTGTGCGCGAATCCCTGGTGCTGCTGAAAAACAACGGCAACCTGCTGCCGCTCGCGCGCAACCAGCGGGTACTCGTGGCCGGTGAGGGCGCCGACAATATTGGCAAGCAATCCGGTGGCTGGAGTATTACCTGGCAGGGCACTGGCAACCAGAACAGTGATTTCCCCGGTGCGACTTCCGTTTACGGTGGTATCGCCGAAGTGGTGCAGGCGGCCGGCGGCGTCGCCGAGCTGTCTGTGGATGGCAGCTTTGAGCAAACGCCGGATGTCGCCATCGTGGTATTCGGTGAAGATCCCTACGCGGAAATGCAGGGCGATGTATCCCATCTGGACTACAAGGGCGATGCGGATCTGGCGCTGCTACAGCATCTGCGCGCGCAGAATATCCCGGTGGTTTCCCTGTTCATCACCGGCCGCCCGCTGTGGGTGAACCCCGAAATCAACGCCTCCGATGCGTTCGTGACCATCTGGCAGCCAGGCAGCGAAGGCGCCGGTGTGGCGGATGTAATTTTCCGCAATGCCGCAGGCGAGGTGAATCACGATTTCAAAGGCAAGCTGACCTTCTCCTGGCCAAACGACGCGCAGCCCACTCTGCGCAACCGCGGTGACAGCGACGCGCAGGCCCAGTTCAGCTATGGCTATGGCCTGAATTACGGGGACAGTGTGGAAGTGGCTGCGCTTTCCGAGCTGAGCGGTCTGAAGGCTGCCGACGGGGAGCAGGCGCTGGCGGTATTCAACGGCCGCGCGCTGGATCCGTGGAGCTTCCAGGTGACCGATGCGGGCAATCATCACTCGGTGATTTCCAGCAGTGTGGCCAAACTGCAGGGCATCAGTGTGCAGTCCGTGGACCGCAATGTGCAGGAAGACAGCCGTCGCCTGCAGTGGAATGGTGAGGGCAATGCCATTGCCGGTTTCTTTGCCAACAGCCGCACCGACCTCTCCAGCTACCTGGGTAACCGTGGCGCGCTGGTGTTCGATGTGAAAGTGGACGCGGCTCCGAGCGATGCAGTGAATCTCGGTATCTACTGCGGTATGGATTGCGGTGCCGAACAGTCCATCACCGCACTGCTGAAAGGCGCTGTGCCGGGCGAGTGGAAAACCGTGGCGGTAGACCTGCAATGCCTGGCTGACGCCGGCGCAAAGCTGGATATGGTGTTGTCACCTTTCTATGTGCGCACCGCGGGCGCGCTGGATATGACGATTCACAATATCCATATCGCATCCAAAGCGGATGCGGACATCACCTGCGGTTAA